The Triticum aestivum cultivar Chinese Spring chromosome 7B, IWGSC CS RefSeq v2.1, whole genome shotgun sequence genome window below encodes:
- the LOC123162543 gene encoding uncharacterized protein, with protein MRPGAEFVTMSHRAGAPTVAPAHGLINGTTPHSPWQSPVPYLFGGLAAMLGLIAFALLILACSYWKLSGYLDGDRDGQAAEGDGEKAAASGASKPALDFQEHVVVIMAGDERPTFLAKPATSRANEVELAAAAAAAVASASAVDVPEKKVDELGCEVNSQLGGDPADAASGSSGHQDAASQSRDHHHHDHESSSTTALQESLQ; from the coding sequence ATGAGGCCCGGAGCTGAGTTTGTCACCATGAGCCACCGCGCGGGGGCGCCGACGGTGGCGCCGGCGCACGGGCTGATCAACGGGACGACGCCGCACTCGCCGTGGCAGTCACCTGTGCCGTACCTCTTCGGCGGGCTGGCCGCGATGCTGGGGCTCATCGCCTTTGCGCTGCTCATCCTGGCGTGCTCCTACTGGAAGCTCTCCGGGTACCTCGACGGCGACCGGGACGGCCAGGCGGCTGAGGGCGACGGGGAGAAGGCCGCGGCGTCGGGCGCATCCAAGCCGGCCTTGGATTTCCAGGAGCACGTCGTGGTCATCATGGCCGGCGACGAGCGGCCCACGTTCCTCGCCAAGCCGGCCACCAGCCGGGCAAACGAGGTTGAGctcgcggccgcggccgcggcggcggtaGCGAGCGCGAGCGCCGTCGATGTACCGGAGAAGAAGGTGGACGAACTGGGCTGCGAGGTGAACTCGCAGCTCGGAGGCGACCCCGCCGACGCGGCGAGCGGGAGCAGCGGCCACCAAGACGCGGCGAGCCAGAGCCGTGATCACCACCACCATGACCAtgagagcagcagcacgacggcgctcCAAGAAAGCTTGCAATGA